The Rhododendron vialii isolate Sample 1 chromosome 1a, ASM3025357v1 region GCGAGAGCACACGCATACCAATACAcccccgctccataggaaaataaaagatatatacattcacaatcaaaatatttttgtttgtattagGCTAAtgtgaggatatatatacatttttcgttggtccgttgaggctcgtgaacaagctcgagctcgagttaaGCTAAGGCcggctcggctcgagctcgactcgttaagtttttacTGAGCTCAAGCacgagctcgtgttcgttaaaaacttaataaacaagcttgaacattgtaaagctcggctcggttcgtttgcagccctacttgcAACCAACAATCATCAATTTAGTGATTATGAAGCACCAACAATGGCAAGTTTACCGGGCACTTTCCCAGTTGCAGTTGGACACAGGCAAAATCTATAACTACCACAAACTTTACTGCAATTATGCTACTGTAGCATCTGTAAATAAATTACGCACTATCGGAACATTTATAAATAGACTATGCAATATATAAACTGtacgtaaaaaaaattgatgcctTTGCTGCTTTAATCAATCAATGTAATAGAGGAGTATTACGCAATATATAATCTGTACGGAAAAAAATGATGCCCTGCTTTAATCAATCAATGTAATGTACCTTCATAGCTATTTCCATATCTTTCTTTCAGTTCCAATTATACcattaaaaccaaaaaaaaaatactatccTAAATCATAACTTATTCCCTTCAACTGCCATAACATTCGATGCCTTGCACGAAGGTCGAATCTAGTACTCgcataaataaaatctttcgcATACAAGCTTTTCCTCGTTCAAAGGCCCAATTGGCTGAGTTGAAGGTACATGCCGTTGGGGTGGTCATCTAATTTGGGCCGTTCAGGCTGTATCCAACGGCCATCCTCACCTCTTACCATCCCTTTGTTCTCATCTTGCCTCCAATTAGGTGGGACCATGTAGTCGTCCTTTAGAAAATCACAGCCCTTGTTCACCAGTGCATGGTCCCTCCCACTTGACAGCCCAAATCCATGCCCCTTGCCATGGTACCTGCAGCAATTAACCAAAAATTGTgagctactccctccgttccaatttgttgtccaattgtcgaaatacgtgtctttcaaaaatattattatatgttacattttataatattttttatgattttgaagattttgtacaataaaactaattgagatctatcaaacaagatccatattgcatattaaaaacattacgaattgaaaattataaccaattcTTTAAGAGGTCAAACGctatcaaaaagtcaaaaagtggacaaacaaaccgggacggagggagtaaataaTACTATATCCTGACAACTGTAGCTAGCTTTCTTAATTTTGATGACAAGAATAATGGAGTGAATTATTGAAGAATAAATTTTTACAGCAGGCACATGCAACATATCGTTTGCGCATGGTCGATCGTCACCGGCCACTAGATTCGCAAACTTAAACAAGAAAACTACTCTTTTTGTCTAGTAGGaatttttctattcttttttttaaagagattGAAATGAAAGAAACAGGTTAGAACTTAGAACCGCTACTTTGAGTTAGGTTATCAATGCGAgattattaatttaattattgCATATCGCTAAAAACGTTAATGAATAAGAATTTAGACTTACATTTTACCCCTCTAAACTGTCACATATTCTCAAATTACTCAATGAACTATATAAATCTGGCACTTGACCACCTAGACTATCTAAAGAGACCACCTTAAACTACATAAACTTTTCAAATTGGGCCCATTTTTCACTCATATAATAGCCGTCAAAGAGGCCGAATAACGTGAGCTTAATTTTCCCACTAGCAATACTATAATAGTGATCTTTCTTGGTATTTATTTAATTCTCAACTGAGAGCTTATCCCACTAGCCATGTTACCATAATAAAAGCTTGCCAGCTATCAAAAGTAGCAAATTTACAAGAACGATGCCAACTTGTGCCAGAGGGtttgtttgcattttcattttactatagtttttatttaattttatgaCAAGtatatttctttcttctttcaaatAGTTCGTAGTCGTTTTCTGATattaaattatcaaaacaatcGATCTAAAATTAAGCCCCTcgcaaacagaaaataaaaacacgAAGTAAACTAAGATATTAATTCTCATAATACAAGAAACCCCATGAAAAAGCTAATAATTCAACGAATCCAAATCAAACCTTGAGCCATAAGTTTTCTTtacgtcaaaaaaaaaaaaaactattatttGCGTGTGTgaccatcttcatcttcattgaAAAACAGAAAATCAATATATATAGTTGCATGAATGTGGGACCCTGGCAAGATCATCACCTCgggcctaagagcatccacagtgtaataattaaaaccaaaaggttgttaaagttagcaatgtgtgctcaaaaaagtgctcacattataataaccaaacttagcaacctcttagcaactcatcaaattttggcctttgaataatcaaaactagcaactttttgccaataaccaaatttattggaccctacatcttctcaatcaagtacacccatCATGGGAGAGTAAAACTCACTCTTCATAAAGCAAACGCTTTATTGGTAGGTGAAACTCACTCTCCACTTTGGCAAGTGATTGTGCATTTGACAATATTGACCACTTTAtgaatcttaaaaaatactctctACTTTCCCCACTTTCTCATAATACAAGAAACCCCATGAAAAAGCTAATAATACAACGGATCCAAATCAAACCTTGAGCCATAAGTTTTCTTTacgtcgaaaaaaaaaaaaaactattatttGCGTGTGTgaccatcttcatcttcattgaAAAACAGAAAATCAATATATATAGTTGCATGAATGTGGGACCCTGGCAAGATCATCACCTCGTGCCTAATAACGTAGGCTTATTGCATTTGGAACCCTTCTCGCCTAGCTAAACAATGATGCTAACACTGCCCTTGTCGTTTATGGTGTGTGAGTGAAATGCAACTGACCAATCAAACAAaacactccctccgtcccaaattttttgtccggTCAGTGAAAcgaagtgttaaaaataatatcatttttacaagaaaaaatcaaaagttttttaataacttactagatatcaatgagtatttttaatttgtcaaaaaaatttgaattttttttaaaaaaaattgtattatttttaacatttcaTTTTGTGGaccgaacaaaaaatttgggacggagagagtaatgaAATGGGGGAAGGGATATGACTAACCCATCAAGCAAGTGAAGGTGAGCCTCCAAGTTGTGGGCACAAACCGCGTCCGCATCAGGTTTCAAAAACGGCGAGCTCTTGTGATCCAACGCCAACTCGACTCCGACGTGCGAGTAACACCACGGCAAACCCGCCGCTGCCTTCATCACCGCCCTCGGCACGCCCTCGTTGAAAAACCACCCCGGCGATTTCGGCACCATGTCGTGAACGTTCACCACTCTCAGCACCTTCAACCCCAACATCTCCACCCTCTCCTTGAACCTCGCGTTCCCGACCCGGGGACCCGAAAACGAATAAACACAAACAGGCACAACCCGACTATCATCCATCACGTTTATACCGGTTTCAACGATATCGTACCCGCTTACGATAGCCAACGCGCTTCCCAAACTGTGCCCCGTTATCGTAATGCTCATTTCCTCGTCAGGGTACAATTCCATTAACCGTTTTACCTCGGTTAAAACCTGCTCCCTCGCCGAGTATTTACAAAAACGACACTCCTCGTTTTTATCCGTATATAGACCCAGGAAACCCGATTCGACCTTGACCGTCGGATCGGGACATGGGATCTTATCCGCCAAGATCGGGCGGAGGAAGTCCATTAAATCCGCGACCCACTCGAGCAGGGTCACGGTGCCCCGCCACGCAATGGTGACGTCGCGACGTCCCAGAACCCGCGACTTCTCGTCGTTCGAAACCGCGACGTACCCGATCCAGTTGGCGTTCTTGCTCCAGACCTGGGGCCAGCGTGACCTCTTGAAGAAGTTGGGCAGGTTGATGTCGGCGGTCGCGTAGAGGTAACGCGTGACCTCGTAGCCGGAGCTGCCCATCCCGAGGCGCGCGAGGAACTCGCGAGGCGTGAACCTGCAGCTACCGCAGTACTTGGAGAACGGGTCGAAGTCGAAGGCGTCGTAGCAGGCTTGGGCCATCTCGCCGTACCGGATCAGCTCGGATCGGAATAGCGGGTCCATCGGGTCGAGCAGCCCGGCCCAGTCGTTCTCGCCGTGGAAGTCTCGCCAGCAGTCGGATAATCTACTCGGTTCGTGTATTTCGTGTTCCGTTGGTGTTGCTGTATCTGTTTTGACGTCGGTTATTGGTTTGGATAGGACGTGTGGGGTGGTGAGTGATTTGGTGGTGTGACGAGGTTCGTAGAGGTGTGTGTGAGCTGGTCTGGACACGTCAAGCACTTTCAGTCCCTTGCCCCAGCTTCGCGGCGTCCTCCAAGTCTTCTGTGGTCGTTGGACAGGGACCTGGTCATTGAAAAAATGGAGCCGAGATTTTTGGGTGAAAAATGGGAGGGAAAATTGGGTATGGGATTGAAGGGGAGAGTTGTGAAGGTGGGATTTGAAGGGAAGAATGGTGTTGTATTGAGAAATGGCCATGGGAGCTAGTTTTGTGAGCTAGGTAGGGTTTGGTGGGGATCAATGGAATAGGGATGGAGTTGGAAGCCAattagaggagagagagagacttaagAAAGAGAGACTTTGGAATTGGGAATTTGGAAGTCAACCTAGGAGGGTTCATCTTCGGAGACCTTCATGGGTGAGCTCATTATGTTTATGGTTTCGATGTGATGGTTGGACTCTGGAGTTGAACAATAATAATTCCGCCGTCCTTCATCTCTTTTTTAACTtaaatatatttcaaattaatcgtccaattttaaaattaatggaCTAGATTATATAAATTATCATATCAATAGAttagattttgttttcttaataaattgaaaacgcgagatttgacaaacaaattgggatgaaATGAGTACTATTTCAGGAGTATGGAATACGTACACAGTTTGTGGGAAAATTCATAGAACATCTATTTTAATAATGCCTTTTTAAGTAATCTAAATAGTATTATTTGGgagaaagctatggtacacaagGTATACCGtatgtttaaattataacaatttgtgattttcattatgttgatttttggtttcctaatgcatatttatgattctagttacgacttgtactttaaaatttacctgttgaacaagTTGTTAacaggttacccataattaaaaaatattattattatgcaaccataattattcgtaccagaatccataatactccctccgtcccaaattctttgtccagtccgcaaaacgaagtgttaaaaataatacaaatttttcaagaaaaaattcaaacatttttcataaattaaaaatactcattgatatctactaagttgttgaaaaacttttgattttttcttgcaaaaattgtattatttttaacactccgttttgcggaccggacaaagaatttgggaagGAGGGAGTACTTGTACCCTAActaaatatatgcgtacaatatcaaaaattaaataattatacccataaatgttataacaacaccataaattggcattatcttaccgcAATAAGTCGTACCAAAAATACTTTGACTCATATAATATTCCGtaacataatcaaaatatgttgtactagaatcaacaattgttatacccaagccaaaaatatttgtaaaatgccacaaattttataaaataaccacaattgttatgacaacacataaaattgtcattttcttacgacaacgtgtcgtatcaaaaaaacatatgtaaataccacaaattatataacaaaccacaattattatgacaataccataaattgacgttttcttacgaCAATGTGTCGTAACAAATGAAATTGATGAAAATATTCCATAATAAGACATGtctaaataccacaaattcagtaatataaccaaatttgttatgataacatcataaattgacgttttcatacccacaatgtatcgtataaaaaaatttcaatcagaatattcagttgacgatagttataattggcaaaataccataccataattaaataatataaccacaattgttatatGTCTCTAATTTGATCATTTGTTtatatttctttctaatttttatatatttttttatttttttagtataaaatacATAGTTAGTCATTGAAGTTTCATACTTTGGCAAATTCAGTTGTTtaagttcaatacaacattaaaatatattaatgCACCATTCGAGCGCCACcttaggtatttttttttatcagaatggTCTATCTTTTACACAATATCTATTAGATTATTCGAACCAAGAATGAATTTGATCGCTTATAACTAGACACTTAATCAGATGAAAAATGTCatttttattgttaaatttgaGTGCCAATGATGGAGCTTGCAAAACCTGATCGAGCCATAAATTTACGTGAATGACTTTATTCAACAAACATAACTAATCAACAGTTTTGATCGTTACTATTGTGTCACTGCGCATGGCAAGGCTACATCCAACTATAGAAGAGGACTAAgtttcatatcaaatataaattgaatgtgcattctaaatgtcgttagtgagtatATTTCTAGAATGATTGATCAAAACTGTTAGAATATAGTTATACGATCTTTagtattgtcaccaaaatcagAGATCATCAAATATCGACAACTGCATAATCGAAAAACATTTAAGGTATTCAGATGCATTAAAatcaagggaaaatgacagctcaggacatgttttgataattaatacctgctaaGGACAACCTAAGAACATTTGTAaagctgaaaatgtccttgacgggtattaattattaaaacacgtcattggccgtcattttccctaaaatctAATAATGCACCACTCGAGCCCCATCTAAAGCATTTTTTTCCCAACCAGAACCGTCTCTATTTTACATAATGTGAATAAATCATATgcaccaagaatgaagttgatcacTTATCGTTAGACTCTTAATCaaacgaaaaaattattttatggtTGAATTCGGGTGCCGATGAAAGAACTTTCTAAACCCGTTTGAGCAAAAAATTTACGTGAATTCTTTAATCAACAAGCATAATGAAATCAATGATTTTGATTGTTATTATTGTGTCGCGGTCACAAGTCTACCGTATATTCAGTTACAACAGAGAAATTGGTTTCATATAAAGTATATTGAATGTACAAATTCTAAATATTGTTATCGAGTATATTTATAAAATGATCGATCAAAACCGTTAGAATGTAAAGTCCTACAATATTCAACATTGTCACCTAAATTTAAAATCATGGGATATCGATAAATATTTAACCAAGCGACATTTAACGTGTCCGAATGCATTAAAGTCTATCGTTAATTGTGTTACGACATATTTTAGTCTTGCTACAGGATATTTGaattaatttcttttggtaTGACATATTGTGGTAAGCAAATGCCAATTTTTGGTGTCgtcataaaaaattatggttatgttatataatttgtggtcttttttggagagggagagggagagagagtgagggaggaGAGAACAACCGGTTACCTGCTcaatcattttttcattttattagttgatttaataaatgggtggttcAGATCATTCACTTTTAATCCGatggtttaaaatcatggtgtGTATGGTACACCTCTTAATGAGGGGTGTGTGCCATATGACTTCCCTTACATTTGTCTCAAAATAAATATCTAGTCCGCAAAATGAGAATTTAAAAATAGTACGTtttctacaagaaaaaaaatctaactttttccataaattaaaataactcatggatatctagtaaattgttgattttttttaaaaatatgttcaagttCTCTTTTTGCATATCAGACATTTATTTTGAGACGGAACGAATACTTTTAAGTCCTTTTTCCTTACTCTTTTCTTCCCTGTCGAGCTTCTATTTCCTTCATTCAACGGTCCCCCTTACTCCATTCCCTTCTTAAGTCAAGAATGGCGGGTGGGAAAGGTAATAGGAGTAGCTCTTTCCCGGACCCTTGTGAGCGTAAATAGTCCGTGCTGGCGGGTGGGAAAGGTAATAGGAGTAGCTCTTTCCCGGACCCTTGTGAGCGTAAATAGTCCGTGCGCGCGCACCTCATGGGTTTTATTggttatttcttaaaaaaagctGTACGGTACACCCTTTTTTTATGGTACGTGTTACATTCAGCTCGTTTACAGCGGACCCGAGTTCAAACACAATAAAATTCGGCACAGCTTGGCTCATTTTAGCCCTATAACTCAGTATTGAAGAAGAATGACATAATCATGATTCTCTACGAGAAATATAAGTAATGTCGCCTCCTTCTCATGACAGTGCTAGCTAGCAAGAACAATTCTATTCAACACAACCtgtttttttgataaatcaTGTCACCATCTGTGTGCAATCATGTATGGTTATAGAAACTTTTCTAAATATTGGATTAGAAAATAACTTTGACTCAGTAGATTTGTTTGGGTGAGGGGATTAAGTAATAGCACTCGAATGATCTCGAAATTTCACTTGGGTCGATCTTTTTAAACATCTCTTTTAGCACGGTTTCAATAATTATTTCTCCATCtatctattttcaattattaccaaaaaaaaaaaaactcatcaaaaCCTAAACCGAACAAAAGATTATCCCAAGCAGTGTctcaaattttcttcttttagtTATAGATTTTCACATTTTGATCCGACCATCCTAGTTTTTTGACGTTCGACTATGCATGTGAATGATGGCATGAAGCAATGATACCAATTTTGTTTGGGGTGGATTCTCTCTCGTTCACTCGCGTTGGAATCATCTTCCAATGCAT contains the following coding sequences:
- the LOC131321924 gene encoding phospholipase A1-Igamma1, chloroplastic-like; protein product: MAISQYNTILPFKSHLHNSPLQSHTQFSLPFFTQKSRLHFFNDQVPVQRPQKTWRTPRSWGKGLKVLDVSRPAHTHLYEPRHTTKSLTTPHVLSKPITDVKTDTATPTEHEIHEPSRLSDCWRDFHGENDWAGLLDPMDPLFRSELIRYGEMAQACYDAFDFDPFSKYCGSCRFTPREFLARLGMGSSGYEVTRYLYATADINLPNFFKRSRWPQVWSKNANWIGYVAVSNDEKSRVLGRRDVTIAWRGTVTLLEWVADLMDFLRPILADKIPCPDPTVKVESGFLGLYTDKNEECRFCKYSAREQVLTEVKRLMELYPDEEMSITITGHSLGSALAIVSGYDIVETGINVMDDSRVVPVCVYSFSGPRVGNARFKERVEMLGLKVLRVVNVHDMVPKSPGWFFNEGVPRAVMKAAAGLPWCYSHVGVELALDHKSSPFLKPDADAVCAHNLEAHLHLLDGYHGKGHGFGLSSGRDHALVNKGCDFLKDDYMVPPNWRQDENKGMVRGEDGRWIQPERPKLDDHPNGMYLQLSQLGL